The Falco rusticolus isolate bFalRus1 chromosome 5, bFalRus1.pri, whole genome shotgun sequence genome has a segment encoding these proteins:
- the LAMB1 gene encoding laminin subunit beta-1 isoform X3, with protein MAVYMTTGNTSGGVCDDCQHNTVGRNCEQCKPFYFQHPERDMRDPDICEPCNCDPAGSQNGGICDRHTDFSTGLIAGQCRCKLFVEGERCDLCKEGFYGLSADDPAGCQSCACNPLGTHPGGNPCDSETGNCYCKRLVTGKQCNHCLPEHWGLSNDMDGCRPCDCDQGGALNNNCSSQSGQCECRPHMFGRQCNQVEPGYYFISLDHYIYEAEEASLGPGVNVIERQYTPDRTPSWTGIGFVRVPEGAYLEFYIDNIPYSMEYDIVVRYEPQLPDQWEKAVISVSRPGKIPTGSRCGNTVPDDDNQVVSLSPGSRYVIFPRPVCFEKGLNYTIRLELPQYSSVDTETESPYTLIDSLVLMPYCKSLDIFTVGGSGEDVVTNSAWETFQRYRCLENSRSVVKTPMTDVCKNIIFSISALLHETALSCQCDPQGSLSSVCDPSGGQCQCRPNVVGRQCNRCAPGTFGFGPSGCRSCECQVRGSYNAFCDAETGQCHCFPGVYGRQCDRCLPGFWGFPNCQPCNCNGHADDCSPYTGECLSCRDHTAGHNCERCQAGYYGDPILGSGDHCRPCPCPDGPESGRQFASGCYQDPVTLQVVCVCSVGYIGSRCDECASGFFGSPDEVGGSCQPCQCNNNIDTTDPESCDKRTGTCVKCLYHTEGANCHLCKQGYYGSALQQDCRKCVCNYLGTIREDCEGSESCRCEAATGQCRCLPSVVGQTCDRCAPHTWRLASGAGCEPCGCDPARSLGPACNEFTGQCQCMPGFGGRTCRECQELFWGDPGVECRACDCNPHGIQTPQCDRATGQCICNEGVEGPRCDKCSRGYSGFFPSCLPCHQCFALWDVIISELSNRTQQFLDRANALKITGVTGPYQQTLNTLEEKLSEIKTIITQNPAAEPLNNIGNLFEEAEKLTADVTVKIADIEENLSALAVKSNSTDTDLNTLETDAKSLDHVVKELAEQLEFIKISDVRGALDSITKYFQMSLEAEERVNASTVHPDSAVELSARTRREVEDLINEKEAQFKAKQEEQSRLLDELAGKLQSLDLSEAAEKTCGTPTGASCAESECGGLNCRTDEGKKKCGGPGCDGLVTVAHNAWQKAMDFDRDILSALAEVEQLSRMVSEAKQRADEAKHNAQAVLLKTNATKEQVDRSNEDLRNLIKQIRDFLMQDSADLDSIEAVANEVLNMEMPSTPQQLQALTEDIRARVESLSDVEVILQQSAGDIARAEMLLEEAKKASKGAADIKVTADMVKAALEEAEKAQNAAEKAIKQADEDIKGTQDLLTSIESENAASEETLKNASSRLVELGMSVEDLTKKAATNSKNVDNIEEKIITAKQNAEEVKKVLNTELSDKYKTVEDLIAKKTEESADARRRAGTLQDEAKALLTQANNKLQLLKDLENTYENNQKVLEDKAKQLVELEETVRSLLQTISQKVAVYSTCL; from the exons ATGGCAGTGTACATGACGACGGGGAATACCAGCGGGGGAGTGTGTGACGACTGCCAGCACAACACTGTAGGACGCAACTGCGAGCAGTGCAAGCCCTTCTACTTCCAGCACCCAGAGAGGGATATGCGGGACCCCGACATCTGTGAGC CTTGCAACTGTGACCCAGCTGGCTCCCAAAATGGTGGCATCTGCGATCGCCACACTGATTTCTCTACTGGCCTCATTGCCGGACAATGCCGTTGTAAATTATTTGTTGAAGGGGAGCGTTGTGACCTCTGCAAAGAAGGATTCTATGGCCTGAGTGCTGATGACCCAGCGGGCTGTCAGT CTTGTGCATGTAATCCTCTGGGTACCCACCCCGGGGGGAATCCTTGCGATTCAGAGACAGGAAACTGCTATTGTAAGCGCCTGGTGACAGGAAAGCAGTGCAATCACTGCCTG CCTGAGCACTGGGGCCTGAGCAATGACATGGATGGATGTCGGCCATGCGACTGCGACCAGGGAGGAGCGCTGAACAACAA CTGCTCGAGTCAATCCGGCCAATGCGAATGCCGGCCCCACATGTTTGGACGTCAGTGCAACCAGGTGGAGCCTGGCTATTACTTCATTTCACTCGATCATTACATCTATGAGGCGGAGGAAGCCAGCTTGGGTCCC GGAGTAAATGTAATAGAGCGCCAGTACACGCCAGACCGCACACCATCGTGGACAGGCATAGGATTTGTAAGGGTCCCCGAAGGGGCATACCTGGAATTTTACATCGACAACATCCCCTACTCCATGGAGTACGATATTGTGGTCCGCTACGAGCCACAG ttGCCAGATCAGTGGGAAAAAGCTGTGATCAGCGTCTCACGCCCAGGGAAGATTCCTACGGGTAGCCGGTGTGGCAATACAGTTCCTGATGATGATAATCAGGTCGTCTCGCTGTCACCTGGCTCCAG ATACGTCATTTTCCCGCGGCCTGTCTGCTTTGAGAAGGGGCTGAATTACACCATCCGCCTGGAGCTGCCCCAGTACTCCTCAGTGGATACAGAGACGGAGAGCCCATACACGCTTATTGACTCT CTTGTTCTCATGCCATACTGCAAATCACTGGACATATTCACAGTGGGAGGCTCAGGTGAAGATGTGGTCACGAACAGCGCTTGGGAAACTTTCCAAAGATACCGGtgtctggaaaacagcaggagtGTTGTGAAAACTCCCATGACTGATGTCTGCAAGAACATCATATTCAGCATTTCTGCGCTATTACACGAGACCGCATTAT CATGCCAGTGTGACCCCCAGGGCTCCCTGAGTTCGGTGTGCGATCCCAGCGGAGGACAGTGCCAGTGTCGTCCCAATGTTGTTGGAAGACAGTGCAACAGATGCGCCCCTGGCACCTTTGGGTTCGGGCCAAGTGGATGCCGAT CGTGTGAGTGCCAGGTCCGAGGTTCTTACAACGCCTTCTGTGATGCAGAGACGGGCCAGTGCCACTGCTTCCCCGGGGTGTACGGGCGGCAGTGTGAccgctgcctgcctggcttCTGGGGCTTCCCCAACTGCCAGCCCTGCAACTGCAATGGTCACGCTGACGACTGCAGCCCCTACACCGGAGAGTGCCTGAGCTGCCGGGACCACACGGCAGGGCACAACTGCGAGAG GTGCCAGGCTGGCTACTATGGAGACCCCATCCTGGGCTCAGGTGACCACTGCCgcccctgcccgtgccctgaCGGCCCCGAGAGCGGACGCCAGTTTGCCAGCGGCTGCTACCAGGATCCAGTCACGCTGCAAGTCGTGTGCGTCTGCAGTGTGGGATACATAG GCAGTCGATGTGATGAATGTGCGTCTGGCTTCTTTGGGAGTCCCGACGAGGTTGGCGGCTCCTGCCAGCCATGCCAGTGCAACAACAACATCGACACCACAGACCCGGAGTCTTGCGACAAGAGGACGGGAACGTGCGTGAAGTGCCTGTATCACACGGAGGGTGCAAACTGCCACCTCTGCAAACAGGGCTATTACGGGAGCGCcctgcagcaggactgcagaA AGTGCGTCTGCAACTACCTGGGCACCATCCGGGAGGACTGCGAGGGCTCGGAGAGCTGCCGGTGCGAGGCGGCCACGGGGCAGTGCCGGTGCCTCCCCAGCGTGGTGGGGCAGACCTGCGACCGCTGTGCCCCGCACACGTGGAGGCTGGCCAGCGGCGCCGGCTGTGAGCCCTGCGGCTGCGACCCCGCGCGCTCCCTCGGACCCGCCTGCAACGAG TTCACGGGGCAGTGCCAGTGTATGCCGGGCTTTGGAGGCCGGACCTGCCGGGAGTGCCAGGAGCTCTTCTGGGGTGACCCAGGTGTGGAGTGCCGAG cgTGTGACTGCAACCCTCATGGCATCCAGACCCCGCAGTGTGACCGTGCCACCGGGCAGTGCATCTGCAACGAAGGGGTGGAAGGGCCACGCTGCGACAAGTGCTCCCGGGGCTACTCGggcttcttccccagctgcctgccatgCCACCAGTGCTTCGCCCTCTGGGATGTGATCATCAGCGAGCTGTCTAATAGAACCCAGCAGTTCCTGGATAGGGCTAACGCCCTCAAAATCACAGGAGTCACTGGCCCATACCAGCAGACACTCAACACCCTGGAGGAGAAGCTCAGTGAAATCAAAACCATCATCACTCAAAATCCAGCTGCTGAGCCCCTGAACAACATTGGGAATCTCTTCGAGGAAGCAGA aaagctGACAGCAGACGTTACAGTTAAGATAGCTGACATAGAAGAAAACCTGTCAGCCTTAGCAGTGAAGAGCAATAGCACAGACACTGACCTGAACACACTGGAGACGGATGCCAAAAGCCTAGACCATGTCGTGAAAGAACTTGCAGAACAGCTAGAGTTCATCAAGATCTCCGATGTTCGGG GAGCCTTGGACAGTATCACTAAGTATTTCCAGATGTCCTTGGAGGCAGAGGAGCGGGTCAATGCCTCCACTGTTCACCCTGATAGCGCCGTGGAGCTGTCGGCACGGACCCGGCGGGAAGTGGAAGACTTAATCAATGAGAAGGAGGCCCAGTTCAAGGCTAAGCAGGAGGAGCAGTCACGCCTCCTGGATGAACTTGCAGGcaagctgcagagcctggatCTCTCCGAAGCAGCTGAGAAG ACATGTGGCACTCCCACGGGAGCCTCTTGTGCCGAGTCAGAGTGTGGTGGTTTGAACTGTCGAACAGACGAAGGGAAGAAGAAGTGTGGAGGACCTGGCTGCGATGGGCTGGTGACCGTAGCTCACAATGCCTGGCAGAAAGCCATGGATTTTGACAGAGACATCCTCAGCGCCTTAGCAGAAGTTGAGCAGCTCTCCAGAATG gTTTCTGAGGCGAAACAGAGAGCTGATGAAGCAAAACACAATGCACAAGCAGTTTTGCTCAAAACCAATGCTACAAAAGAACAAGTGGACAGAAGCAACGAAGATCTGAGAAATCTTATTAAACAGATTAGAGACTTCCTAATGC AAGACAGTGCTGACCTGGACAGCATCGAGGCAGTGGCTAATGAAGTGCTGAACATGGAGATGCCAAGcactccccagcagctgcaagcCCTGACAGAAGATATTCGTGCACGTGTAGAAAGCCTTTCTGATGTTGAGGTCATTCTGCAGCAGAGCGCTGGAGATATTGCCagagcagaaatgctgctggaggaagctAAAAAAGCAAG CAAAGGTGCAGCAGATATTAAAGTCACTGCAGACATGGTGAAAGCAGCACtggaagaagctgaaaaagctcaaaatgcagctgaaaaagccATCAAACAAgctgatgaagatattaaaggAACTCAAGACCTGCTGACCTCA ATTGaatctgaaaatgcagcatctgaagaaacactgaagaatgCTAGCTCACGTTTGGTTGAGTTAGGGATGAGTGTTGAAGACCTTACGAAAAAGGCTGCTACAAATTCAAAGAATGTGGAcaatatagaagaaaaaattattactgcaaaacaaaatgctgaagaagTTAAAAAG GTCCTCAATACCGAGCTGAGTGACAAGTACAAAACCGTGGAAGACCTCATtgcaaagaagacagaagagtCGGCTGATGCTAGGAGGAGAGCTGGCACGTTGCAGGATGAAGCTAAAGCCCTGTTGACTCAAGCAAACAACAAACTCCAGCTGCTCAAAG ACTTGGaaaatacatatgaaaacaATCAAAAAGTTCTGGAAGACAAAGCTAAGCAGTTGGTAGAGCTGGAAGAGACAGTTCGCTCCCTCCTGCAGACAATCAGCCAGAAGGTTGCTGTTTATAGCACTTGCTTATAA